Part of the Thauera sedimentorum genome, GTCGTTCAACCCCGGCTCAACCACCTCAGGCCGACTGGGTCTCGGCAGGCTTCTCTTCCTCGCCGGCAGCGGCGGGGGTCAGCGAGCGGGACTTCTCTTCCTTCATCATCGGCGACGGGGTGGTCACGGCCTTCTTCATCTTGACGACGAGGTGGCGCAGCACGGCATCGTTGAACTTGAAGGAATGCTCGAGCTCGGCCAGGGCCTCGCCGTCGCACTCGATGTTCATGAGCACATAGTGGGCCTTGTGCACCTTCTGGATCGGGTAGGCCAGCTGGCGGCGACCCCAGTCTTCCAGGCGGTGGATCTGGCCTTCACGGGCAGTGACGATCGCCTTGTAGCGATCGATCATCGCCGGGACCTGTTCGGACTGGTCCGGGTGGACGATGAAAACGATTTCGTAGTGTCGCATGCAGACTCCTTGCGGTTGATTGCAGCTCCCCGGCATGCGAGAACCGGTGGAGCAAGGGAAAGCCGGGAATCTTAACAAGTTTTCCTGAGAAATCAAAGATCGACGACCGAGCCCGGACAGGCGCTGCGGACCGCCCCGGTCGCCGTTACAAATCCGCGCTTACATTCCCGGCAACGGGCGGCGCGCACGCCGCGGCTAGCATCCGGTCCATCCTGTGTGCCGGCAAGGCACCGCGAAACTGCGACCGGAGAACGACCATGACCCGACCGAACAAACTCAAACTGCTCGCCGCCTTGCTCTGCGGCGGACTCCTGAGCCTGGGCAGCGCCGCCGAAGCGCGTGACGACGGACGCTGGAAGCATGGCGGCAAGGGCTGGGAGCGACAGCACGACAAACACCCCGGCCATCGACACACCGTGGTACGCGAACGCGTGGTCATCCACCAGTACGCCCCCGAGCGGCCACGCTATCGCTCGCCGCGGGTGATCCATCACCACCACTACGGCTATGGCACGCCCTACTCCGGCTACGGCTATCGCGAACCTGCGATCGTGATCAGCCTGCCCCCGGTGGTGATCCCGCTGCGCTGAGCGCCGCCCGCGCCGCCACCTTCAGCGCGGGCGCGCTTCCCAGATCTTCTGCAGGCGCTTCACCGACACCGGCATCGGCGTCTTCAGTTCCTGGGCGAACAGGCCGACGCGCAGCTCCTCGAGCAACCAGCGGAATTCCCCGAGCTGCGGGTCGTCCACCCCCGCGCGCCGCTTGGCGCTGCGCTCGCGCTCCCACTGCTGGGCGAGTGCGCGCCACTCGGCGAGCAGCTGCGCATCACGCGCCGGATTGTTACGAAGCTTGTCGAGACGGCTCGCCGCCCCTTTCAGATAGCGGGGAAACTGTGCCAGGCGCTCCCATGGGTAGGCGAGCAGGAAGTCCTTCGGCATCAGGGCGCCGACCTGGGCCTGGATGTCGGCCACCGCTTCCGGGAAGGTCTTCAGTCCCGCCAGGCGCTTCTGCAGCGCGCCGTGCTCGGCCACCAGCTGGCCGGCCAGACGCATGAACTCCTGCGCCACCAAGGTGATGCGCGGCTTGGCTTCGGCACAACGGCGCGCGAAGGATTCGGCGTCCGCCGGCAGCGGCTCGAGCAGGCAGCAACGGCGCAGCGTGGCGGTAACCAGGCGGGCCTTGAGCTCGG contains:
- the rpsF gene encoding 30S ribosomal protein S6, which encodes MRHYEIVFIVHPDQSEQVPAMIDRYKAIVTAREGQIHRLEDWGRRQLAYPIQKVHKAHYVLMNIECDGEALAELEHSFKFNDAVLRHLVVKMKKAVTTPSPMMKEEKSRSLTPAAAGEEEKPAETQSA